TCCAGCGACGTGATTGCGGAGCTGCACAGTGTTGTGCCCAGCAATCCGATCTGTACGTGCCTAATCAATTTAACAGACCGCACAAGTCAACATAAACAAGTCAAAGTACGTTGCGGAATATGATGCTTCCTCTTCCCATGCACCCGGTGCCGGCACCGAGGCCGGTTCCGCAGCGATATATACAACGAGTGGATGCCGATCCGTCCATCCCACCCAACAACACAATTTATGTCAAGAATCTGAACGACCGTGTGAAGATTAAACTTATGAGAGTTCAGCTCCGCGAAGTGTTTGGTCGATTTGGGAAAATCCTCGATGTCGTAGCCCTGACGTCCTTCTGGCGCAGGGGGCAGGCGTTCATCGTGTTTGAGACCGTTGAAGCAGCACAGAATGCGTTGAATGACATGCAAGGCTTCATGTTCCACGGGCACGCTATGCAGATCAATTTCGCCAGAGAAAAGAGTGACATCATCAGCAAGGCAGATGGTACCTTCAAGCCCAGGCCTCCGGGCCCCAAGAAACCAAGAGCGATCAAGGAACGCGAGGAAATGCAAAGAAAGATATTCGAGAAGCTACAGAGTGATTATTTGGCTGGCACCTTGGAGGGGATGACGCAGCCAGGAGACCCCAAACTCATACAAGCCCTTCAGTCTGCTCAGGCCAGGATGCACGACCTAACACGATCGCAGCCCGCTGGTGCCGAAGTACTAGGCAAGCCAGTTTCTCACATTACTACCTCCGCCGGCCCCAAGGGGTTGCCAAATCGCACACTATTCGTGGAGGGATTGCCGGAAGGCGTTGGTGTGTCCGAAGTCAATGCCGTTTTTGGTGGCTCCCTTGGCTTTGTGGAGGCCAgggtcatcgctgccaggCGTGTGGCTTTTGTCGATTTCGACAACGAATTCAACGCCGGTTACTGCATGCAGGCGTTGCAGGGCCATGTCATGGGCAATTCTACCATAAGCATCAGTTACGCGAAGCGTTGAACTTGATTTAATTAGTTGCCATAGCGCAAAATACTGTCGCATTAAAACGATTCAATTTAAATTACAACGTGTTTATTGTAAAATATGAATTGTTTATGGGTCCTGTTTCCACGTGCATATTGTGATGGCGGCGGTTGCTACCTAAGAAAAGTCTAGGTTATAGTTGTTGATAATTATACTACATTTATATCGCATTGGTATCACTGCCATAGTTACAATCTTGCCACCCACCGTGTGACTCATCTCTattacactgcgccttAAGGAACTCCAACTGGTAGTGAGaggcgtagacgtagtcacgcagctggcagaggagggcGCAGCAATCAGGTTCATCGGATTGGGTGGTGGATTTAGTTGTCATAGTTCTAGATGACACGTTTGCCTTCCAGTTAGGCGCTATGGCGGAGAGCAcggaacctgcaaacatggcgGTAAGTTGGAGTATGTCGAATACATCTGTGGGTCGGACGTATGAACCGTTGATTGAGAGTGCAAGCTGTGAAGGATCACTATACAAGCCGCTAAATGCCTTGTTAATACATTTCTCCAGAGTGTAATGATGCTTTTCGTTCATAAGCCCAGCCAGCCAAGTAAGCATCTCCCGGACGGTGCGAGGGACCTGCGATGGGAACAGCTCAGTATCGGGGATGTCGGTGGAGCTAGGGGTGGGTGTTGGAGTAGCCCAGGAAGAGACGCACATTTGGAGAGTCGAAGTATTGTGTGTATAGTCAGCAGCAGATTTGTTCGGTAGTTCTGGAATAGGTTCTGGTGCATCCAAATTTAGATTGATAGAGGTGGTGTATGGGTCTATTGGGTCCAGGGGTTGAAGTGCTTGCAGAGGGGGAGGCTCATCTATTTTTAAGTCATATGAAGTGTCTTGAAGTCTGGGTTTGGGAATGTGGATGGAGAAGTCGGGATTGTTCAGTGGCTGCGGTTTCAGTTCGGCAGTTGGCATGTAAGATGAGTTGTTATATACCTTGAGTTTCGGTGCTATATCCAAATTTACATTGTATGCTGGTAAGGGTTCGGGATCTACCATTTCGTGCGGCAGATAAGTTGTCCTACGCAATTCAGTTTGCATGATATGCTCAGAAGTATAAGGCTTCTCAATGTCTACATTAATAATTGGAAGATTGCGAGGTGCCGTTTCTATGTGGATTCTGGGAGGTGGTAACCATGAGTATTTTAAAGCATGATCAGGAATAAGATTTCCTGTTAGTTCCATTGTTGGCGGAGGGGGTGGCGGTATCTTCGGCAATTTAGGTGGCTTTATAGAGTAGCCTATGGGAACACCAATAGCAGAGGAGCCTTGTGGAACAGCGAAATCCGGTATGCCTTTGGCGTCTGATGTTGCCTGGCCACAGATTAAACTATCAACGTTATGCTGCGCTACAATCCTTTGCGTTTTAGCATGTGATGGCTTATCCAGTACAGGGTCGGGTTCCTCCGGCACGTCTTCCCCGCTTACGTCGACGATCATAATATCGTTCACATGATCCAGAACGTCTCCTTTAACATCTGAATTATATACTAGCGTCTTGTCAAGATCAGCTTCTACTGACTCGTCAACATCTATCAGATCTGGTTTGACAATATTGAGAGTGACAGATTTACCGAATTCAAATACATCTGGATTGTCATCACTGTTTGCATCATATCGTGAAGGCACTGTTACTTGAAGGCCCACTGTAGGTGGCACAGATTTCAGCTGATTTTGTAGAGCATCCAAATAAGCATTTAGAGATTTATCAGAAGACTCACGCGCTTTAAAAACAACATCAATGCCTGGAAGCATAGCTTCCCGTTGAAGTTGACGTTCATCTTCTATTTTACGTTCCTCATCCTCCCTTTTACCTAATTCTGTTTCCTTTTGCcttttaattttttcatcATTCCGCCTTTTACGTTCCGCAGCATCCTCTTGAGCTTTTTTTATCATTTGATCCCAATGTTTATGACTTTTTGCTTGCTCATTATAATCAGTCTCTCTGATGCAGTACTTACCGCTATAAGGTCAAAGATCAATTTCCCTATATCCCGCTACTCTCGAACATTTTGTATTAGTGTTTGGAGAATCTCGTTTTACTCCACTCCCCAGACCTACTGCTTCagctccaccgacacctAAACCATCACCGGATGCCACATTAGTGTCACCTGCACCTGCCAGACCATCTTGATTACTTCCTCGACCAGGCACAGAAGCCGACCCCTGCCCACTCTTGCCCAGACCACTACTGGTATCAGGGGCACCAGATGACGGAGAGTCTGCACTTGAAATACTTGAAGTTTGAGTTTGAACCGTCTTTGCAACCGATGAACCAGGAGAGTTTGTTTCACTGTTATCACCCTGTGGGTGTTGATtaccctccgccttcttgccctggttctgtgcaccCTCGGATTTCTTGttctggttctgtgctccctccactttcttgccctggttctgtgctccgtCGGATTGTACGATCTGAGGCTTGGCGGCCTCGGTTTTAGTGGCTTCAGACTCTTCGTCTTGCAATGCTACATCCGGAATATCTTGCTCTTCTTCAGCCTCTTCATCTTTCACTGTATGTTCCTTGTCTACCTCCTGCAGTTTACACCCTTTGCCATTCAAAATATCTACAAGCTTAGTCAAACCTTCATCTGTTTTATTCAGTTTCTCAATTACACCATCCCAATCCTTTGTTAAAACGTCATATGTATTACCCCATGTGTTAAAGTCGTGGCCGTGaaacgtgaatccgtagGGGAAAAAATGATGGGTAAAATAATCAGCAAGCTTTGCTTTTGCTTGAGCATCAAGGGTACTTCGCTTAAATGATCTTTCGTTCGACTGAATAATTGCTTTAAAAGctttaattttttcaaaCTTCTCCTTCACTGCATTCAAATGTGTCCTAAACCAACTTGCCATTTTTTTCGCGAACTTTTCATCGTAGAGGTGCTTATCTTCGCGCGCATATCCAGTGAAGGAAAAGCGCTCCTTTTTAAAAATGTCGCCAATAGGCTTTTTAAGTTTGGCGCAATGTTTTGTTAAGTCTTCCATATTTATGCATCTATCTTTCAAATATAAATATTTTTCAAAATCGTCTTGATGCTTCACTTTCTCAAATATCCTACAGAAATCTTGCACCAACCGAAGCGCATTGGCGACATTCGATATTTGGGTGCCGGTGGTTTTCGGAATTACTGATGTTGAATAAACATCGAGGAAATAATTTTGCAAACCTCTACCGGCATGTTTCTCACAGATGTTGTGAAGGTCACCTACCATAAGAAACCCCTCGGCATAACCACCCTGATGACTTTCCTTCAACTCAATGGCATCGAACCCACCAGGGATGACGCCGTATTGCGATTCGTCATCAGCAATGAGATACTTTTCAATT
This genomic stretch from Babesia bigemina genome assembly Bbig001, chromosome : III harbors:
- a CDS encoding U2 small nuclear ribonucleoprotein B', putative, with the protein product MMLPLPMHPVPAPRPVPQRYIQRVDADPSIPPNNTIYVKNLNDRVKIKLMRVQLREVFGRFGKILDVVALTSFWRRGQAFIVFETVEAAQNALNDMQGFMFHGHAMQINFAREKSDIISKADGTFKPRPPGPKKPRAIKEREEMQRKIFEKLQSDYLAGTLEGMTQPGDPKLIQALQSAQARMHDLTRSQPAGAEVLGKPVSHITTSAGPKGLPNRTLFVEGLPEGVGVSEVNAVFGGSLGFVEARVIAARRVAFVDFDNEFNAGYCMQALQGHVMGNSTISISYAKR
- a CDS encoding Ribosome-binding protein 1, whose product is MADHGVPLKSLKDCMQFLQWLHDRKDVQDLVAHRLDKFLKDRYKSVSPVAIATDLSQFLNQVSRFHEKLCNKAEVSKQRPKTTKSALNALLECIPKVLSACYSLRYRVDAKFDQIGGGGWADKQVGQVTLFAKRRMPFKSRATEIEKYLIADDESQYGVIPGGFDAIELKESHQGGYAEGFLMVGDLHNICEKHAGRGLQNYFLDVYSTSVIPKTTGTQISNVANALRLVQDFCRIFEKVKHQDDFEKYLYLKDRCINMEDLTKHCAKLKKPIGDIFKKERFSFTGYAREDKHLYDEKFAKKMASWFRTHLNAVKEKFEKIKAFKAIIQSNERSFKRSTLDAQAKAKLADYFTHHFFPYGFTFHGHDFNTWGNTYDVLTKDWDGVIEKLNKTDEGLTKLVDILNGKGCKLQEVDKEHTVKDEEAEEEQDIPDVALQDEESEATKTEAAKPQIVQSDGAQNQGKKVEGAQNQNKKSEGAQNQGKKAEGNQHPQGDNSETNSPGSSVAKTVQTQTSSISSADSPSSGAPDTSSGLGKSGQGSASVPGRGSNQDGLAGAGDTNVASGDGLGVGGAEAVGLGSGVKRDSPNTNTKCSRVAGYREIDL